A section of the Acanthochromis polyacanthus isolate Apoly-LR-REF ecotype Palm Island chromosome 13, KAUST_Apoly_ChrSc, whole genome shotgun sequence genome encodes:
- the stard13b gene encoding stAR-related lipid transfer protein 13 isoform X5 has protein sequence MKLDVNLPKKKSEDSDEEDLFAISDKWTFEWSSRRWSRLQDIDCLLGNHGAGQTSRDGVPLRTTTSSESVLTDLSEPEVSSLHSESSGGSGHRGLSTEDSDCSNRTCSDSAAMPDSTSLTMPHIPKEFTHYDSLPDKHGKTGRTRAKDFLKRMETLSSRRTLGRGRKVLVISSPVLQQEAQALKTLRCVEIINGDGGAPEPPSSKALPSQSSSEGSSHSSGSTVSTPSLKERKPHRADYKRSGMYLEDIDIFSDPQENKVAEQNRRNEFCSYEDLVVHIPKDHKPGTFPKALSIESLSPTNGASINWHTGSMHLDAPLIPCRKESRPVTQCCSRGSRISVYDNVPGSHLYASTGDLIDLEKEDLFPHLDDILLHVNGLQQIVDHWSKNVLPGGEAQVDRRREDKGGLQSSSQITLDFEGNSVTESQTTRSDGDRDKVSLAETESTKLRERRDSGVGASLTRPNRLRWPSFQISNRLSHSVASLQITNQSAGQLSLLQKFSLLRLTAIMEKYSMSNKHGWTWSVPKFMKRMKVPDYKDKNVFGVPLIVHVQRSGQPLPLGLQQALRYLRSQCLDQVGLFRKSGVKSRIQALRQMNENSPDNVNYEDQSAYDVADMVKQFFRDLPEPLLTSKLGETFLHIYQYVPKDQRLQAVQAAIMLMSDENREVLQTLLCFLSDVTSSVEENQMTPMNIAVCLAPSLFHLNILKKDNLSPRAMQKKYATGRPDQKDLIENLAATQGLAHMIMECNRLFEIPHEMVTQSRNSYVEADLHAPTIDELCKQLEDDDGTYQTHMEGRLQNLLKEAREKSKYWVSCSSSDNTELYYKKVGDGNPLRRWRVSVEVEAPPSVVLNRVLRERHLWDMDLLQWKVCETLDKQTEVFQYVLNRMPPHPSRDFVVLRSWRTDLPKGACSLVSVSIEHEDCSPIGGVRAIVLESNYLLEPCGSGKSRLTHICRVDLKGRTPDWYNKAFGHLCAAEAARIRNSFQPLITDGPETKI, from the exons ATGAAACTTGACGTGAATCTTCCAAAGAAGAAA AGTGAAGATTCTGATGAAGAAGACCTGTTTGCCATCAGTGACAAATGGACATTTGAATGGAGCAGCCGGCGCTGGTCCAGGTTACAAGACATTGACTGTCTGCTGGGAAACCACGGAGCgggtcagacctccagggacggTGTTCCTCTAagaaccaccaccagcagcGAGAGTGTTCTGACAGACCTCAGTGAGCCGGAGGTTTCTTCTTTGCACAGTGAGAGCAGCGGGGGCAGCGGTCATAGAGGCCTCAGCACAGAGGACTCTGACTGCTCCAACCGCACATGCTCAGATTCTGCAGCAATGCCAGACTCTACTTCTCTCACAATGCCTCACATCCCCAAAGAATTCACTCACTACGACTCACTGCCTGATAAACATGGCAAGACAGGCCGCACCCGTGCCAAAGACTTCCTGAAGCGCATGGAGACACTGAGCTCCCGACGAACTCTTGGTAGGGGCCGCAAGGTGTTGGTGATCAGTTCTCCGGTGCTGCAACAGGAAGCCCAGGCACTGAAGACGCTGCGGTGTGTTGAGATCATAAACGGAGATGGTGGAGCTCCAGAACCGCCGTCCAGCAAAGCTCTGCCGTCCCAGTCTAGTAGTGAAGGTAGCAGCCATTCCAGTGGCAGCACTGTCAGCACACCGAGTCTGAAAGAGCGTAAGCCTCACCGAGCAGATTACAAGCGTAGCGGCATGTATTTGGAGGACATAGACATCTTCTCAGACCCCCAAGAGAATAAAGTCGCAGAACAAAACCGCAGAAATGAATTCTGCTCCTATGAAGACTTGGTGGTCCACATTCCCAAAGACCACAAGCCAGGAACTTTCCCCAAAGCACTGTCTATAGAGAGCCTATCTCCAACCAACGGGGCTTCTATTAACTGGCACACCGGCAGCATGCACCTGGACGCCCCTCtgattccatgcagaaaggAAAGCAGGCCTGTGACCCAGTGCTGCTCCAGAGGCAGCCGTATCAGCGTGTACGATAATGTTCCTGGCTCACATCTGTATGCCAGCACCGGAGACCTGATAGACCTGGAGAAAGAGGACCTGTTTCCGCACCTGGATGATATCTTGCTACACGTCAATGGTCTGCAGCAGATAGTGGACCACTGGTCAAAAAATGTGTTACCTGGAGGAGAAGCGCAGGTGGACAGGAGGAGGGAAGATAAAGGAGGCCTCCAGTCTTCTAGTCAGATCACACTGGACTTTGAGGGGAATTCTGTGACAGAAAGCCAGACCACACGCAGTGATGGAGACAGAGACAAAGTATCGCTTGCTGAGACAGAATCTACAAAGCTCAGGGAGAGGAGGGACTCAGGAGTAGGCGCCTCACTCACAAGACCGAATAG GCTACGATGGCCAAGCTTTCAGATATCTAATCGCCTAAGTCACTCAGTGGCTTCCCTGCAGATTACAAACCAGTCGGCAGGCCAGCTGAGTTTGTTACAGAAGTTTTCTCTGCTGCGTCTTACCGCAATCATGGAGAAGTACTCCATGTCCAACAAGCATGGCTGGACTTG GTCTGTACCAAAGTTTATGAAGAGAATGAAGGTACCAGATTATAAGGACAAGAATGTGTTCGGAGTTCCTCTCATTGTTCATGTGCAGCGTTCGGGACAACCCCTGCCCCTCGGCCTGCAGCAGGCCCTGCGGTACCTGAGGAGCCAGTGTCTTGACCAG GTGGGTCTGTTTCGTAAATCAGGGGTGAAATCTCGCATCCAAGCTCTAAGGCAGATGAATGAAAACTCTCCAGACAATGTGAACTATGAGGATCAGTCTGCTTATGATGTGGCCGACATGGTGAAGCAGTTCTTCAGGGATTTACCTGAGCCTCTGCTCACCAGCAAGCTGGGCGAGACTTTCCTCCATATCTACCAAT ATGTGCCAAAAGACCAAAGGTTGCAAGCTGTGCAGGCGGCCATTATGTTGATGTCAGATGAAAACCGAGAGGTGCTGCAGACACTTCTCTGTTTCCTCAGCGATGTCACTTCGTCTGTGGAGGAGAACCAGATGACACCCATGAACATTGCTGTGTGCCTGGCTCCCTCCCTTTTCCATCTCAACATACTGAAAAAGGACAATCTCTCACCAAg GGCCATGCAGAAGAAATATGCCACAGGCAGGCCAGACCAGAAGGATCTGATCGAAAATTTAGCAGCAACACAGGGTCTCGCTCACATGATCATGGAGTGCAATCGTCTCTTTGAG ATCCCTCATGAGATGGTTACTCAGTCGCGTAATTCATATGTGGAGGCTGACTTGCATGCACCGACAATTGACGAGCTGTGCAAGCAGCTGGAAGATGATGATGGAACATACCAAACGCATATGGAGGGGAGACTTCAGAACCTGCTCAAAGAGGCTCGGGAAAAGTCCAAATATTGGGTGTCATGCAGTAGCTCTGATAACACAGAACTCTACTATAAGAAG GTGGGAGATGGGAACCCTTTGAGACGTTGGAGAGTGTCTGTGGAGGTGGAAGCGCCGCCATCTGTAGTGTTGAACCGAGTGCTGCGAGAGCGCCACCTGTGGGACATGGACCTGCTTCAGTGGAAAGTGTGTGAGACACTAGACAAGCAGACAGAAGTGTTTCAGTATGTCCTCAATCGCATGCCGCCTCATCCCAGCAGGGACTTTGTGGTTCTCAG GTCTTGGAGGACAGACTTGCCCAAAGGCGCTTGCTCCCTGGTGTCTGTGTCTATAGAGCATGAAGACTGTTCTCCGATAGGAGGGGTACGAGCTATAGTCCTGGAGTCCAACTACCTGCTGGAGCCCTGTGGCTCAGGAAAGTCCAGACTAACTCACATCTGCAGAGTGGACTTGAA GGGAAGGACTCCAGACTGGTACAACAAAGCTTTTGGTCACCTTTGTGCTGCAGAAGCTGCCCGGATCCGCAACTCCTTTCAGCCGCTAATCACAGATGGCCCCGAGACCAAAATCTGA